One Odocoileus virginianus isolate 20LAN1187 ecotype Illinois chromosome 4, Ovbor_1.2, whole genome shotgun sequence DNA segment encodes these proteins:
- the COL6A2 gene encoding LOW QUALITY PROTEIN: collagen alpha-2(VI) chain (The sequence of the model RefSeq protein was modified relative to this genomic sequence to represent the inferred CDS: deleted 1 base in 1 codon), protein MSRRKGAAKMLRSPCSALLLWGLLGAVHAQQQEVISPGTSDRNSCPEKADCPVHVYFVLDTSESITMQSPTDSLLYHMQQFVLQFISQLQDELYLDQVALSWRYGGLHFSDLVEVFSPPGSDRASFTKSLQSISSFRRGTFTDCMLANMTQEVRRHVGKGVVNFAVVITDGHVTGSPCGGIKLQAERAREEGIRLFAVPPNLKLNEQGLRDIANTPHELYRNNYATMRPDSTEIDQDTINRIIKVMKHEAYGECYKVSCLEIPGPPGPKGYRGQKGAKGNMGEPGEPGQKGRQGDPGIEGPIGFPGPKGVPGFKGEKGEFGADGRKGAPGLAGKNGTDGQKGKLGRIGPPGCKGDTGDRGPDGYVGEAGSPGERGDQGSKGDPGRPGRRGPPGENGAKGSKGYQGNNGAPGSPGLKGAKGGPGPRGPKGEPGRRGDPGTKGSPGGDGPKGEKGDPGPEGPRGLAGEVGNKGAKGDRGLPGPRGPQGTVGEPGKQGSRGDPGDAGPRGESGQPGPKGDPGRPGFSYPGPRGAPGDKGEPGPPGPEGGRGDFGFKGEPGRKGQKGEPADPGPPGEPGPRGQKGAPGPEGEPGPPGDPGLTECDVMTYVRETCGCCDCEKRCGALDVVFVIDSSESIGYTNFTLEKNFVINVVNRLGAIAKDPKSETGTRVGVVQYSHEGTFEAIQLDDERIDSLSSFKEAVKNLEWIAGGTWTPSALKFAYNKLIKESRRQKTRVFAVVITDGRHDPRDDDLNLRALCNHEVTVTAIGIGDMFHEKHESENLYSIACDKPQQVRNMTLFSDLVAEKFIDDMEDVLCPDPQIVCPDLPCQTELYVAQCTQRPVDIVFLLDGSERLGEQNFHKARRFVEEVSRRLTLARRDDDPLNARVALLQFGGPREQQVAFPLTFNLTVIQEALASARYLNSFSHVGAGIVQAINQVVQGARAGARRHAELSFVFLTDGVTGNDSLDEAVHSMRKQNVVPTVVAVGSDVDADVLSKISLGDPAAVFREKDYDSLAQPGFFDRFIRWIC, encoded by the exons ATGTCGAGGCGCAAGGGTGCTGCCAAGATGCTTCGCAGCCCCTGCTCCGCCCTCCTGCTCTGGGGGCTCCTGGGGGCCGTCCATGCTCAGCAGCAGGAGGTCATCAGCCCCGGCACCTCGGACAGGAATAGCTGCCCAG AGAAGGCCGACTGCCCGGTCCACGTGTACTTCGTGCTGGACACATCGGAGAGCATCACCATGCAGTCCCCCACCGACAGCCTGCTCTACCACATGCAGCAGTTCGTGCTGCAGTTCATCAGCCAACTGCAGGATGAGCTCTACCTGGACCAGGTGGCCCTGAGCTGGCGCTACGGCGGCCTGCACTTCTCCGATCTGGTAGAGGTGTTCAGCCCGCCGGGCAGCGACCGGGCCTCCTTCACCAAGAGCCTACAGAGCATCAGCTCCTTTCGCCGGGGCACCTTCACTGACTGCATGCTGGCCAACATGACCCAGGAGGTCCGGCGGCACGTGGGCAAGGGCGTGGTCAACTTCGCGGTGGTCATCACTGACGGTCACGTGACCGGCAGCCCATGCGGGGGCATCAAGCTGCAGGCGGAGCGGGCCCGCGAGGAGGGCATCCGGCTGTTCGCGGTGCCGCCCAACCTGAAGCTGAACGAACAGGGCCTGCGGGACATCGCCAACACACCACACGAACTCTACCGGAACAACTACGCGACCATGCGGCCGGACTCCACTGAGATTGACCAGGACACCATCAACCGCATCATCAAGGTCATG AAACATGAAGCCTATGGAGAG TGCTACAAGGTCAGCTGTCTGGAGATCCCTGGGCCCCCTGGCCCCAAGGGCTACCGCGGACAGAAG GGCGCCAAAGGCAACATGGGTGAACCCGGAGAGCCTGGACAGAAGGGGCGACAG GGAGATCCAGGCATTGAAGGCCCCATTGGATTCCCTGGACCCAAG GGTGTTCCTGGTTTCAAAGGCGAGAAG GGCGAGTTTGGAGCCGACGGGCGGAAG ggtGCCCCTGGCCTTGCGGGCAAGAACGGGACAGATGGGCAGAAG gGCAAGCTGGGGCGCATCGGACCTCCTGGCTGCAAGGGAGACACCGGGGATCGG GGCCCCGATGGCTACGTGGGGGAAGCCGGCAGCCCTGGGGAGCGAGGAGACCAAGGCTCGAAG GGGGACCCTGGCCGCCCAGGACGCAGAGGCCCCCCAGGGGAGAATGGGGCAAAAGGAAGCAAG GGCTATCAAGGCAACAACGGAGCCCCAGGAAGTCCTGGCCTGAAAGGAGCCAAGGGTGGGCCTGGGCCCCGAGGACCCAAAGGCGAGCCT GGGCGCAGGGGAGACCCTGGAACCAAGGGCAGCCCAGGCGGCGACGGCCCCAAGGGTGAGAAG GGGGACCCTGGTCCTGAGGGGCCCCGGGGCCTGGCTGGAGAGGTTGGCAACAAAGGAGCCAAG GGAGATCGCGGTTTGCCTGGACCCAGAGGTCCCCAGGGGACTGTCGGAGAGCCTGGGAAACAA GGATCTCGGGGAGACCCTGGTGATGCTGGTCCCCGCGGAGAATCGGGACAGCCTGGCCCCAAG GGAGACCCTGGCAGGCCTGGATTCAGCTATCCCGGCCCCCGAGGAGCACCT GGAGACAAGGGTGAGCCGGGCCCCCCCGGCCCCGAG GGGGGCAGAGGTGACTTTGGCTTCAAAGGAGAACCTGGGAGGAAAGGCCAGAAGGGAGAGCCC GCAGATCCTGGTCCCCCTGGTGAGCCTGGCCCACGGGGGCAGAAGGGAGCCCCAGGACCCGAG ggagagcCTGGCCCCCCAGGAGACCCCGGCCTCACG GAATGCGACGTCATGACCTACGTGCGGGAGACCTGCGGGTGCTGTG ACTGTGAGAAGCGCTGTGGCGCCTTGGACGTGGTGTTCGTCATCGACAGCTCCGAGAGCATTGGCTACACCAACTTCACCCTGGAGAAGAACTTCGTCATCAACGTGGTCAACAGGCTGGGGGCCATCGCCAAGGACCCCAAGTCGGAGACGG GGACCCGCGTGGGCGTCGTGCAGTACAGCCACGAGGGCACCTTCGAAGCCATCCAGCTGGACGACGAGCGCATCGACTCGCTGTCCAGCTTCAAGGAGGCCGTCAAGAACCTTGAGTGGATCGCTGGCGGCACCTGGACGCCCTCGGCCCTCAAGTTCGCCTACAACAAGCTCATCAAGGAAAGCCGGCGCCAGAAGACCCGCGTGTTCGCGGTGGTCATCACGGACGGCCGCCACGACCCCCGGGACGACGACCTCAACCTGCGGGCGCTGTGCAACCACGAAGTGACGGTGACGGCCATCGGCATCGGGGACATGTTCCACGAGAAGCACGAGAGCGAGAACCTGTACTCCATTGCCTGCGACAAGCCGCAGCAGGTGCGCAACATGACGCTCTTCTCCGACCTGGTGGCCGAGAAGTTCATCGACGACATGGAGGACGTGCTGTGCCCCG aTCCCCAGATCGTGTGCCCGGATCTGCCCTGCCAAACAG AGCTGTACGTGGCCCAGTGCACACAGCGGCCGGTGGACATCGTCTTCTTGCTGGACGGCTCTGAGCGGCTGGGCGAGCAGAACTTCCACAAGGCACGGCGCTTCGTGGAGGAGGTCTCCCGACGGCTGACCCTGGCGCGCAGGGACGACGACCCACTCAACGCGCGCGTGGCCCTGCTGCAGTTCGGAGGCCCGCGTGAGCAGCAAGTGGCCTTCCCACTGACCTTCAACCTGACCGTCATTCAGGAGGCGCTGGCGAGCGCGCGCTACCTCAACTCCTTCTCTCACGTGGGCGCGGGCATCGTGCAGGCCATCAACCAGGTGGTGCAAGGCGCTCGGGCTGGGGCGCGCCGCCACGCGGAGCTGTCCTTCGTGTTCCTCACCGACGGCGTCACAGGCAACGACAGCCTGGACGAGGCGGTACACTCCATGCGCAAGCAGAACGTGGTGCCCACCGTGGTGGCCGTGGGTAGCGACGTGGACGCGGACGTGCTCTCCAAGATCAGCCTGGGCGACCCGGCCGCC GTCTTCCGCGAGAAAGACTATGACAGCCTGGCCCAGCCCGGCTTCTTCGACAGGTTCATCCGCTGGATCTGCTAG